The Penaeus monodon isolate SGIC_2016 chromosome 6, NSTDA_Pmon_1, whole genome shotgun sequence genomic sequence ACTTTTTTCGGCATTTGTGGCACGGGAGGGGTTTCAAGTATCAGGCTGTAATAGAGACTAATGTCTTTTTGTCCTGTATATCCTAAAAGGGCTTTTAAAATGACCTGGAATCGACGCAGTACTGGAAATGAACATTTTTCACCGTCGTTTCTTGACGTAATGGTGTTCTGGCCTGtcaatctcccggtggcaaaatgcGCATGCGAAACAAGCTTATTgtatataatagcaaaaatacttATCAAAACatgtaatgaattataataaaagtaaaagaacgcTTTACATATCATGGATTCGGAAAAGATGctgataattacataaaaaacgtTCTCACAAGCAATATTACAAATATACGTTCTCACAAGCACGTAGCAATACAGGGACTACTTGTAGATTGCAGTAATGAGTTCTGCGTCACTTTTTTTTGATTCTCGCGGGGTAAATAGGGAAGGGACGatcttctctcttgtctgtcctatatctcccttattttcgatttgcacactttTTGCCATAAAATGAAAAGTGACTTatttttcgtcaaggtaaccatgCCAAAACACTTATTTACTGGTTGACATGCACGGAAATTTTCCGAATCGAATACAGAGAATGAGGCTGCTTCGCAACTATCATCATCCCTGTGGGTCAGCTTCTTCCCTTAAACCAAGTAGGTGAttccattattccatcttcaaTGGGATACACTCTCCATAATGTAAACCAAAAAGTGCCTGTTTTCCCGGTGTGCCTTTGCAAACCTATGTCATTGTCGTCTGGAACATTTGGAACCCAAGTGGTTGTTGTTGAGCCTCGGAATCAGATCCTAATCTTTGAGGCAAAGTCACCAGCTGCAAACCCACTTAAACGAAATAATGAATTAGACTACTGTCTTAGATATATGGAGTTGCAGGGGCGCCCGGGAGATGATGAGACTCGTATTCGTGCTGCAAGGATGGGTGATGTAGAGTAATTAACTCCTCTTTATTTTATGGTGTAATTTCTTGGATAGAGTTTAAAGCCAGAGTTCAAGCAAAGTTCCATGGTACATCCAGTGCAACTGAATTCCTTAGTCTGCTTGCTTCCAAATATCTACGAGATGGCAATCACCGCTGGACTTTCACTTAGAGGTAGAGTCGGCAGCTTTATCAGGACAGCAGGATTACACATCTGTAAGCGATGTGAGTGAACTTGTGAGTTTTGGCAGGACTTCCACCATACTTACAGTCGGTATTAGCACCTCTTAACCAGAATAACATGGAGGATCTGGCAGCTGCTGCACAGTGTGTATGGACAGTATAGCAGAGAGCACGGCAACCAAGCAACACACGGTAAGGTATTCGACCAGAACGAAGTATGCAGTTCACCAGTCCACCACCAGACCATGGTAATGCTCAAGTGGCAGCTGCTTCTCGTACAAACTCTACCacctactgctattatcatcgtgCACATGGACACTGGACATCTAACTGCTGCATAAAGCCTGAAGGTAAATTCTGCTGGGGATGTAAACGATTTGGACATGCCCAGTTCTCCCGCAGAGCATCTTGATTTATTCCTAGACGATTTTGACGTTGTATGGTGAACAAGATTTTGGCTATAGTGATGATCAGTTCATGGTCTTCCCGGAAATTTCTCTTGATCATGATAGTGAGAAGAATGATGTTGCTGCTGTCTCCATGCCAACCCTGACAAATTTGCCTGCTGCTCATGAAACTAGTAATAAAGTAACATTGCCATGTCTTGACCATTCAGACACTTCTGAGCGAACGCACATAGAAAATCTTTTGCTTAAGTATCCAAATTTTTTCAGCTCTGATTTCACTGACATTGGTGCTGTACCCGACGTAGTTCACAGTGGTCTAACAGGAGATGCTGCATTAACAGTTACACGTCAGTGGAGACTTCCTCATACGACAAGACAATATATCAGCCATCAACGAGCCCTTGGCTTTGGCCAGTTGCACTTGTGAGGAAGAAGGATGGTTCTGTAAGATTTTGTATAGAAATCTTGAATCTTGATGCACTGACAGTAGCTGACAGTTATCCTTTACCACCAGTTCAGCAAATGTTAGATGAGCTCAATGATTCTGCTATCTTCACCTCCCTTGATGCTCGACGTGCATATTAGGCTATTTCAGTAGCACCAGATGGCAGACCAAAAACAGCTTTTTTCAGATGGTGCTCAAATGTTCCAGTTCTGCAGAATGCCGTATGGGCTTTATACTGCACCTCAACCTTCCCAGCTTACAATTAACCTCGTCTTGAAGTTTTCTCGGTAAGCATACTGCTGCATATTTGGACGACATTGTTGTCTTTTCCAGGGGGTTTTTTCAGCAATAACTCAGAGATTTGAAAAAAACCATAGATTTAATCCATGCTGCTGGCCTAAGGCTAAATCCAGACAATGTTTAGGGTTTCAGTATGCTGCTTTAAGTTTTTGGACACATAATTCCGAGGAGGGGAAAACTACCAGAAACCCTGATAAAGTCTCCACCATAGCAGATATGCCCAGACCTAGGGATGCAAAAGGTGTAAGATGTTTTCTGGGAGCCTCATTTTCTTTTTGGCATCATATTAAGAATTATACTGCAATTGCCTCTCCACTCTTTCAGTTAACTCGCAAAGGGCACAAAATTTCAATGGAACTCAGATGCTCAGCAGCCATTCGACACGCTTTAGTTTCTGCCCAGCCTGCATAACCATGTTATGAGAAACCTTTTTAGCTACATGTTTCTAAAATGGTGAGGTGCTTGTGCAGTGGGATGATTCAGGTATTGCCCATGCTTTTGCGTATTTTAGCAGGAAGTTAAAAAGGAGCAGAGATGCGCTACTCAGCAACAGATAGTGAAGATTTAGCTGTAGTGGAAGCTGTCGGAGCTTTTGATCCATATTTATATGGATGCCACTTTACTGTTTTTACAAATCACCATCCTCTTTGTTATACATATTCCAGAAAAAAACATAAGTCGTGCGATGTCCCGATGGTGTGTTGAGCTGCAACACTCTGACTTTAAAATCATGTATTGATGTGGCAGTGACCATCAAGTCCCAGACATGTTCTCATGGGCTGCAGCCATTGCGTTGGTAAATATTAAAAACTTTGGACCCAATATTGCTCAGGGCAGAACAAAATAAAGACCTGTTAATAAAGGAAAGCATCACCTACTTAGAAGGTGGACAGTTGCCAAAAAGTAAGCTTCCAACATCTATCTGTGAATTTGAAATTAGTCATGGTGTTCTGTATCATCTCCGTGAGCAGAGTGATCGCCTTCTTCGATGTGTTGTAGTACTAGTTCAACTTCAGCAGTTTGCTTTAAGATTGGCACATTGTGCGCCACTAGCCGCACATCCAGATGTGATTCGTACCTACACCAAAGAAAAGCAATTATTTTATTTCCCTAATATGTTTTCCAGGACTAAGCAGTTTGTTACAAAATACCAAGAGTGTCAGATCTGCGAGGGCTGTGCTTCAAAGAATGTACCCCTTGCTTCAGCTCCTGAAGTCAGTCATCCTTTGGAGCCCGTCTCAGTTGATCTTATACAATTACCACGTTCTTCACATGGAAATCTCTACATGTTGGTAATAGTAGACCACATTAGCCACTTTGTAGAGCTGATACCTTTGCCAGACAAAAAGGATCGTACAAATGCTGAAGCCTTCATAGATgcttattttactatatatgggATACCTCTGGAGCTACAAACAGATGGGGGAGGTGAATTTAATAACAAGCTTATGTCTCTTGTATGTGAGGTGTTACTCATCCATTTCAAAGTGACAGTGCCATATCATCCACAGGCAAATGGGTAGTAGAGAGGACAAATAGAGTAATCAAGGCTGCTCTGACTGCAATATGCACATAATGTCCACACTTGGGATGATTACCTTCCCCAGGTAAGATTTGCCTTGAATACTAGTATTCATCGAACTGTAATGGATCAACCACTCTACCTTTTTACAGGCCATCATGTAGATATTCCTGTACTGTAGGATTGGCAAAGCAACCTGTGTATGATGATGATTCTCCTCGCTTGATGCTTCAGGAATGCTTGGAAAGCAGCACAAGAAGCCTCCCGCATCGCACGGCAAGGATGGACAAGAGATTACGATCAACGTATCTGGAAGAACCTTTCCTTGCAAGAGAGCTCATTAGTACTTTGCAAAACAAACAGACGTCCCAACACTTTGGCCCCAAGATGGACAGGTCCCACAAGGGTCATAAAGAAGGTTGGTCCTGTCATGTACATTGTGAAAGACTTGTATGCAGAACGTGCCAAAGAGAAGCGGGTCCACGTGAAACCAGTTGAAAATCTATCATCCACCGATTAAATTTAACTTTACCACATGTGATGTTGATGAGGAGTTGGGTGATGAGCCAAATAACCCTTATGCCTTGGTGCTTCTTGCTGTGGTATCTTCACTAGATGGCCCGGGCATAGCAGAATAGCCTCCAAGACAGGGAGttgattattgttcttatcagtttgtgtatgtcaagttcatcttgggcactgctgtccttttcaagaggttcactggagctcgcagGGTGGCattagcttgcctgtgattggtcacctcaccgcatggggagatctcttcccgaacatacactggacctccGCCATGTATACTCGTCAAAGTGGGGGGGCcagtcatccgtgattggccgtctccccgtggGGGGGGGACGAGGATGTCGTCGTAAACTCGTCGGGACAAATAAAAGGAGCATCAGCCAGAAGTTTCGCagtcaccttccccctctcattacGCGACCGCGCCTCTCCAGATACAGTGCTGGCTCAAGTGTTAAGAAGTGAACTAACTTACGGTGATACAGTGCCTGTGATTAAGTGAACGAATAACCCCGTATAGTGCTCGTGactgtgcttgtgcttgtgacTGTGTATTAAATTTATGCTGGTGACTGTGTGCGTTGATTCGGTGATACTGATCATTGTTTTGTGCCCCCTCTGTACTCTTATTTACGTGTTGTTTTATATCGCCATTTCCTGAATAGAGACTTATTAAGTTTTCCTGTGCCTTTGCGACTTTCCTGTCTGATCCCTTACCGAAGAACCTGACaatggcgaccttgccaggatcagacagtCAGTTGCCACAAAGGCTTAACACACGTGATTACCTGATGGAGGCAAGAACAGGAGAAAATTCAGGGAGACGAGCTGCAACAGTACTATGCGGATAGAGAACGACAGCGGAAGGAGCAGTTGCGGGAGCGGGAAAGGGTCGGCGGCGACGCGAGGCTGAGGAACAGAAATCAGAGAGACAAGACCAGGGTAAGGGCCTCGTGCTGCCTAGTGTCTACTCCGTTAGGGGtcctcacctcccctttccccagttTGTCGACGGTCAGGACAACATCAACTCATTCATGCGGAGATTTGAAATCTGGGCTACACAGGTAGAACTCCCCCCGCCATCACTGGTCCGCTCACCCTTTGGGAAATCTCCTCTCCGGGGTAGCACTGGATgcttcccacctccccccaagAGCCAGCTGCTAAAACATCCTAAAAAAGGCATTACTGGCCCGGGTCAACTTCAGAAAAaggtttatcaaaaaaattttggggagagcGCCGGGAAGTCGAAAAAAACACCACTAGATTCAGTGTCAACTCAACGATGTTTCGACAGAGGGGCCCTGCAATCAGGGGTGAGCCATGACTATGAGGGGTTTAAAAAGTGGCTGATGGTGGACAATCGAACCAGCACACAATATATCCCCAGGGTGACTTGGACGCAAAGCTAAATCTTAACTTGCTGCGGGGTCGGAACCACCCCCCCGCAAAGGCGACAaaattgggggagggaaaggtttggggaaggaaattaaTGTCCCCGCGACACCACTGTCTCAGTTATATAAACGAAATATGTAAAGACAGTGTTTTCCTGGGCCCCTGtcgggaaaaagttttttggccCCCCCAGAGGGAGGCCGTCAATCTGGTTTGACACCCCATCCCTGCGGGCAGTAAAAGGGTCGGGGGCATCCAAACCTCTTTGCGCCCTTTATCATGGAAAAATTCCCCGGtgcgggcccccaaaaaaacgaatAAGGGGCGGGGCGCCGCAAAACCAGGGaccccacaaaaaacaagggaaaacctGAAGACCCCGCCAGCTCCCCTGCACTCATTGAACAAAGCTGAGTGGTAAAGCAGAAACACCTCGACAGCACTCTAAAAATTTTAGAAGCTTACAGGGGCCAGGGGTTAGAGGACGGCGGAGATATGTACGAATCGTCGACAACTTTTTTATATGTTGAAAACCCTCCAAGAGGGAACCAAACAACCTTCCGAAAAGTCGTTGCCCCACGCCTTTGAGGACCGGGTGATGGATGAAAGCTCACTGCTCTCTCATGCTATCTCAGCCCCAAAAAAACGAAGGACAGGGCCCCTTAGAAATTTTTCTTCTGGCCTGGTTGTGCAGCCAATGTCAGACCCTTCTGCCACTGCATACGTACCAAAGGCCCCTTGAAAAAAACACCACGATCGACACTCCCTTCAAGCGGGGGGCAGGGATTTTTGGGTCCCAAAAAACCACTCCGGGAAGGCCATGAAATCCCCGGGGGGGTGGGATATCAACCGGGGAACCACCCCCCCTAAAAAGGATCAGATGAGGCGGGGGAGAGGCCTAAAAAACTACCCCGGGCAACGGGATTTTTTTCCCATGCAAACCCCAACATTTTGATGTTGCGGGGGAGCCGCCTttgttgaaaagggaaaaagaaaaaaagggggagaaaaaaaaaaggaaggggtttgttggaaaaggggtttgtttggccctcaccccatccccggtttttttacccccttttgaaTCCTTATGGGGGCGTAGTTTGGGGGCCCTATGGGGAATCCGCAGGAGctggggaaaacggggaaaaaaaaatcgcccctCAGGTCAAAACCAGCTACCAATTTTGTTCGCCCCTCCGCAAGGGGCTTGAAGAGACCATGGCCGGCAAGAGAAACTTGAAGGAGCCCAGAAACAGTACAAAAAGCAGTCCCGCGGGCAAAGGGCCCGTTCGTTCAAGGGGGGTGATGGTCCTTCCCCCTCCAGCCAACCTCCTGAAAGGAAACCCAACGTACAAGGGGCAGCGACCAGCAGCCACGACCATTGTGGGGATCCAACACGGACCTGCCCCTGCTCATAAAATTTTCGGATtggatgggaggggaaaaacgtGGGGCGCAAACTCGGGGAACTCCCAAGGCCCCTCGGGCGGACTCAGAGAAAGGGCACATCAAGATGGGGCAACAGTTATCCCCCCTTCAGCACTCGGGAAATGGGGTCCCATTGGAAAATATCagggtttttttccggggttttggaGGACCGACCATTCACAAGACTTCATTTTTAACCCAATGGACAGTCGAATTCCTCGATGCCATTCGGATGGTGAACGCTGGGGCAACCCTTGTTGCCATCAGATCCTACGAAGGGGATGAGTGGGTTAAAGTTTCATTGATGACATCATTGTCCCCCTACCACTTGGGAGCAACATCTTCAAGTGGAGTTTATTGGGCATGGCTTTCGAATGGATCCATGGGGTATTAGAAAGTAATctagaaaaatttaaagaagaagTGCAGGTTTTCTTTGGGTGCGGATCTACGGGCATAATAGCCAACTATGCCAGAAATTTCTGCTCCCCTCTCTGACCAACCAAAGGGGGGGCCGAACAAAATAGATGGGAGGACTTCAAAAAGCGCATATTCCCCCTCTCAAATCGCGTTTTTCCTAATCGACGGTTTTTTAGACTCCATGATCACTCCCATCCATACGTCCTGCATACTGAGCTCAACAAGGGATAGGCCTGTACTGCTGCAGGAATGGGACAGCGAATTTTTCCCCCTAATTGCCCGCAAGAAGCTGTCAAGTTCGAGATGAGGTTTAGTATGGGAAAAGAAGTGTCTGGCTGCCGTATGGGGCcctgaaaaattttgtttattctaCATACACGGCATTTAAGACGACCCCCTCAACCATTGCCTCCTTGGGGGAACCAAAAAATGGGAATCAAGGATCATGCGGGGGTCCTGTACCCGCAGAACTTTTGATCCCAAATGAGCAACAAAACAGTCAAAGGCTCCTTTtggggtctgtgt encodes the following:
- the LOC119573943 gene encoding uncharacterized protein K02A2.6-like; translated protein: MRYSATDSEDLAVVEAVGAFDPYLYGCHFTVFTNHHPLLTIKSQTCSHGLQPLRWAEQNKDLLIKESITYLEGGQLPKSKLPTSICEFEISHGVLYHLREQSDRLLRCVVVLVQLQQFALRLAHCAPLAAHPDVIRTYTKEKQLFYFPNMFSRTKQFVTKYQECQICEGCASKNVPLASAPEVSHPLEPVSVDLIQLPRSSHGNLYMLVIVDHISHFVELIPLPDKKDRTNAEAFIDAYFTIYGIPLELQTDGGGEFNNKLMSLVCEVLLIHFKVTVPYHPQANG